The genomic region AGTGTACATGTGGTTTAAAAACTGTCCTTAAATGTGTACAAACTCCACGGTGTGCAGCTTGTACACTTTGTGTTTACAAACAGTTTTATAGTTCCAAATTAGCAAAATTGCaaacaagaaaaaggaaaagctaCATGTAAGAATACTTTTGAgcttttatttgaaatgtgaCTTTACACAGGGAAACCGAATGTCATGTTTgtggatataaaaaaaatttcaataaCAAAACCTGTCACACAAAAGGTGTGGTATGTCTTTTTGCAACATTCGTCCTACAGCTTCCCACTGAATCTGAGCTTTAACAGAGGCACCTCTCTCTTTAATAAATAGTTTCATTTACAGAGCGAGTAATTAGATATAAATACAAAGGCgcgtttaaaacattttttaaaagcaattaTAAATGTGTTgattctatttaaaaaaaacaaacaggcaacAAGCAAATCAATCAAGCAATCAGATGCAAAATTGCAAACAATGTTGGCAAAACCAAAAACTGGcaccaagaaaaaagaaaacatacaaacaaaattatGTTCAAACTTTAAATTATAGGCACTAGTTTAAGAACACCCACCACATCAATCACCGGTACAGCTTCCCGAACACTGGCATGCCTTTTGATTCATTCTCATAGCATAAGAGGTAAAAGCCAATCAAAACCTAAAATGTATTCAAGACAGATTTTCATCATATTCCTTTTTTTCATGGTATGAATGATACACACTGATACATCTCTTATGGGGATTTGATAAACAATATCAAAGTTTCCTTGTTTTCATTGGCTGAATGGGTGAACAGGGACAAAACAGCTCTTTCAGGCTATTTttctcaacattttttttaaatcagacatCAGTAAAAACTCAGAGCTAATGTTAACCTGGGGCCAGTTTCACAAAAAGATCTGAGACTCCAGTGTGCGAGGGTCTAAAATGTGCTCTTTGGCTGCCATATTTCTGCAACAGAGTCAATTAGCAGCTCAGGTCCAGTGATAAAAGTCCCAAATGAAAGGGCTTTTAACTTTAAGTGCTTACTTGAAGTGCTGTGTTTCTATTAAAAGCACAATTCAGTAGCTCAGAGTGGATCCCAAATTGAAGCTTGGTCTTGCAGCGGAAAGAGGACTATTATGAacaattataaatgaaatgccTGCTATTGTCTGCAGGTAAGATAAATAAAAGCCCGGGTCACCAATGTGTAATCTAGTCTGAATTTCACAAAAAGAACCACTGACTTTTATCTAAAGGTACTTTTTGTAGTTATCTGCATAATCTAATTATAACTttcaccagcagggggcagcacattcatgtttctgttccattttttaaatttgatagtTCTCTTTACCCTTCCCTATTTATACAAGAGGCTTCCCTTTTCCCCAAAACACCAGAGCAAATAAGCACGTGTTCCTCCTAATGATTAGTCAGGTTTAGGAAACGTTACGATGAGTCACTGCACCATCTTGTGGTGCAAAATTGTACTGCACAACATAATTCAAAGTACAGAATGGCCCAGATTGAGCTCTTAAACATAATTCAAAGGCAATGTGGACATAAAGTTAGAAcgattgtttcttcttcttctgacagctttggttcatttttattgttttgaaccactaataaaaacaaagatttacaaAAAAGTACCTTTAGGTCAAAAGCGTCACCATTCTCCAGGGCTAACTTCAAATTATGTATTCACTCAGCGACACTGCTGATAAAATGATgttcaattatttaaaaatagtcCAGGACAAACTGGTTTATGTCGCCAAGCAGAAAGCTGCTGggctggggaaaaaaattgcaGTTCACTGAGTTGCAACTCACTAGAGACTCCTGTTTTAAAATAACCagcaagttcttttttttattagtcagttttattgttatctttaattttatttaacgtgttttggtattttttgaaattttatttatgtatttttttttttgccgtcttggaaagcactttggtgaacCATGtgttttggttggttttttttgttttggtttgtttacgCATAAAGTTGCACAAACAGCTACAGCTTAGTTTTAGTCTCCTGGGGtcttcccccccacccccccaattTAACTCGCTAatttaaactaaattaaaatatgGGTGTTGAATCCTGACACATGCACGTGGAGCAGACTGCACATTTGCTAATCAGAGTCATTGAACTGAACCTACCTGCTGTTTGTAGCTTTagtgcattttaaaattctagtGTTGAATTACTCTGTTCCTCCTCTCTGAAGCAGCAGGTATATCTGTGAGCTGTACGAATGCTAGCGTTAGCTGTCAGCTTACCAaaaatccatcttttacacACGGTTTTAGAACTGAGTCGTCTTTGTGAGACTGGCCCCTGTTCTTGAACAGACCACTTTAAGCACTTAAATGGAAAAGTATAATCTTGGCAAAACTGTGGTACGAGTCAGAACTGAGGCTTTGGCTGGGATGTCTTTAATCACCCGGTttgacactttaaaaacaaaaacaaacaaacaaaaaaaggctttGGAAAGTTAGCTTTGCAGTTGAGGTTCAAAACGTACATTTTAAacaactgaaattttaaaacaaaatactgaTATGGATGTTTGGATGTACACTTCTTAAataattttgaataaataattttcCAAAACAAACTTGTGCATACATTCTGGCTGATTTTACAAAGAGGAAAGATTCTTAAATGTCAAACCCACACAAGAGGTGCTTTCACTGTTTCAAGACATCAACAATTCTCTAACGTTACGGGACAGTTCACCTGCACAGCATCATCATAGAGATCGCTCACCGACATCTGTTAAACACAGAGCATAAAGAGAGAAATGCGTGGAAACATTTCAACCTGAGGGAAGTGAAAGAAGAACAGGggggaggaggacgaggaggaggagggggagggaggaAAGCTGGGCATGTGGAGATATGGACAGTCTCACGGATGACTGCAGTTGAACCAAAGGCAGGTGACGTGTCCTCTGATGGGGGCGCTGGAGTCGGGCTGGTTTCTTTGGCATCTTCTGGGCTGTCTGCACTACATGCCTGACCCCTCCAGAGCCAGTCCCCACAGAGAGACACAATGAGAGGTCCTCTTTGACACAATGTGGACTCTGtcctctccctttttcttttttaaactcttaatcaaatgtatttttggGGGCTTGGTCTTTCTGAACTATAAGAGTTATCTAGGTAGATAAAGTGCCATGTTAAAATATTTCCTCCTTTTATTGATAGTTTTGACTGGAGAGCCCCCTGGTGGCCCGCCTTAGTAACAACCTTCTCTCCAGTTCTCACCGCCGCCGCTGTAAGTCCGCGGACCAGGAAGGGACCTGAAAAGGCAAGCAAGGAAAATGCATTTCTGTAACAgccaacaataataataaaaataaagagatacaagacagaaaacaattcaaaataaatatcaCAGACACATTAAAGCACTTAAAAtagataataaacaaaacaactgaaagACATCAGCCAGACTCTGATGGAATCgcataaaaatatgttttaaggaCTGATATAAAGTTGGTCATTAATTCTGCGAGCCTTGCACTCCCAGCCAGGCTGTTCCAAAGTGAATGTCTGCATATTAAACCAATAACAATGAACAGAAAGTGTGATTGTTAGCGCTGTCGCTCTCCAGcaggaaggtcctgggttcgaaTCCGCCAGCGTTTGTCTGGAGGTACTTGTGCTTCCTCCCACAGGCAAAGAGATGCAGCTTTGGCCACAAGTGTGACtctagtgtgtgtgagtgtaccCCCCTCCTGTCCTATGACAGTGTACCCTCaaacctgaactggataagcagttaagaaaatggatggattaaCCTTTCCTGGGTGTTAGTTTCAAAGTTAGAAGGTTCTTATTTGGAGGAAGCAAGACTGGCCAACCTTTATAAGAGTGGAATCAATCTGGGAATGGAACCACCACAAAGCAACACACAGAATGCAGAAAGTGAATTATAGAAATTAAAAGACAGGCGATAACAGTAAAACTGCACGAATTTGTAAGAACAGTGGAATCAAAAGACATTAAAAGAGCTAGTGGTGGATGGAGATTCTACAACCACTCACCACTAGCTGGAGCTGCGGCTACACcagcatttctctctctctttctcggtCAAAGTAAAATAACCAGCCAGCTATTTAAACCTGGAAGGGaagaatgctgctgctgctgctgctacactCAGGAAATACAATAAGACTGTCTGTGCAACATTATGTGACAGCAACTAAAAATTTCAGCAACGTTTAATTTACGATTTGATTGTTGAGGAATGTAATTACAGACATTGTCTGTTAGTCTGTTGTGCTCAGCTTTGACTGTTGTCTTGATATTAGACTGGTCAATTTTTAGTAAATTACCAGCCAGAAACATCACTGGTGTACACATAAGAgcgaaaatatatatatatatatataagcacaATACGCCTGCCTGGTAACACTTTATAACCTGCTGCATGACTAAGAGTGTAATTCCCCTTTAATTAGATGGAACTTCAATGTATTTTATCTGAAATTACAGTGTAATCATATTTACCTAGCGATACTTAAAGGTAGGCACACTGGAATAAAGGAGGTTAAATTAAAGTATAATTATTTCTTGCTTGCTACCTCTTTATTCTGCTGCAGCTTATTTCAAGTATTTGTAGGTAAATATAGTTACAttgtaatttaaaatgaattccattgaaatttcatttaattacagGGGAATTACGCCcttattataaagtgttaccgTCCTCTTTAATCAGACAGAGAGGTGCACAATAAGGACAACGTGTCTGTACATACCTGCGCACGGGTTGGGCCAGTTTGCTGCGAGGCAGAGGGATCccaccgcctcctcctcctcctcctcctgtagaAGCACTAGGTCGGGGCAGGCCACTGCGCGGAGGAGCTAGGGAGCGGGTGGGGGTGGAGGTGGCAGAATTGGGGGTAGATGTGGCCTTTACCGGTTGCCGCAAGGCTAGTGGTGATGGGGTGGCAGGAGTCCGTAGTTTACTGGGAGATGGAACTGGAGACGGGCAGAAAAGTCAGGTGTAAGTGGATTATGATGGACTGCTTTCATACACAGTATCTATATAATGAAGTAATGATCAAAACCACGATGGTGTGAGGTTAATTTAAATATGATGCCGGTATAAAAAAATCTGAGACAGTATGCAAGCTTTTACTAACAACATCCATTCCAAATTCACAAACTTCTACAtaagttcaaaaacataaataaatgaacagaaagGTTAACTAGCACAGCTGCCGGCTATGATTTTTGATGCATTGACAGAATGAGAtgatacaaacacacagagcaaactCTACTagtaaaaaccaacaacacaacaTCGATGCGGCCACGGCGTGGAAACCACAATCACGATATTTAAAAAGGTGGAGGCTCTCAGTGAATACTCACTGAAATCACCTTCTTCTCCAAAGCAACAGGAGAGTGGGACTAGACAAAGACGAAGACAACAGAGACAGGCCTTATTTCAGAGCAGGGAGGGAGGAACGTGCTGACCATGCAGTGTAATGTGGCGTTTTGCTCAAAATGGGCCTTTAGGGCTGACGCCACACATGATAAAGGCAATGAGTCTGTCATCTTATTTGACAGAAATCTATTCAGTTTCCTCTAATTTTTAATTATCTATAAAGAAAAATCCTTTGACTAAATAAAACCCACCTAAATATACAGtaagaaaaattatttaaatttcaaCACCTGACGTAGGAGAGGATTTTCTGCTGGGATAACTAAAACCTCTTCGGGGCCACCTTTAACGATGTTATGTATTTGTTAATGACaaccaaatgttttgttttaattgcttCCTTAGTAATTGCCCTTCTTATTCCTGCTATTTAGTGAAAGCTGCTGGCATCTCTGGGAGGAAGTGCACAACAAAGCGAGATTAATGGGTTAGTGAGCTCTGTCATGAAGTTGACTCTCTGTGTACCTGGCTAGGTCACCATATCTTAGGCTAGGCACATAACCTGGTCTGGAGTAGGTTTGTGTTCAGATCTTCTCTTTAAAAATCATCAGGATGgattttcattgatttttttcacttaaagcaAGTACAATACAGATTCTCTAGACTTATATTTCATACAGGCAAGTTGATAGGCTTACTAATATCACAAAAGGAAGCTGTGCAGTAAAGTTACAGCTCGACAAACTGTGTACTGCATGCATTCAGTTGGTCATGGAGAAAATGTAATATTGTATTTATGCTTGGTCCCAATCTGCTGCCAAATCATTTTGTACACTGCTGAGGTTGTAGCTAACGGAGAACACATTAGAAAACTCATCGGCCTGTTTGTTGGCAATTTATCACTGAGAATAGTCAATCAAtaacatttatttcactttgaccTGCCCACAATCTACGGGGATTTTATGAGGCTACAGGACAGCGCTATGCCCAGACATGCAGAGTAATAATGTGTATCATGTTTAAAGTTTCAGGGCTCTAACGTGCAGCACTCATGGCAACATTTAGCAGTAAAATAGATATGTATTGACTTATGTATTCACAAGATTTCACAGGATTTTCAGGAacgttgtttctttttcttattatattttggggtttttagaTTTTATAGATCTGCATCCAAGAGTGAAAAGATGCTTCGATCCCTTTTTATGCTGAGCCTGAAGCAGAACGCCTGGATTATAAAAACCTCCATCGTGATACCCGCCACCTCTGACTGAGATTTTACGTTGTGTCGAGCCAGCTATcgcaaagaaagcctggctatGTTGGACTTGCATCGTAGGAAAGCCATCAGGTGTCTTGTATGTGTGGCATCAAACAGGTAAAGAGCAAGAGagaagaaaactaaacagtgaATGAAACAGTACACGCTCTCCAGCCTTTGGATTTTTGCCAGTGTCACCTGTGCGTCCATTTATACAAAACAAGTATTTTGAACATCAGGGGCAACTTTCTAACAGCTATCAAGATGACAAATATTATAAATGCACAACGTTTATTTACAACTATTTTTATTATGATCTAACTGTCGaatcataaaaaaacataactGAAGTCTAATTAACTATCAGTTTACTATTTATTAGCAATGGCTATTCTAAGGTGTTACCTACCTGAGACAACACTGACCCTGTCATGCATGATTCTTTACAGAAAGAAAGTATTACCACaaccaaaagaaaatacacattcacacatttctTACAAGGTTGCAAGATCATCCTCATCTCTGACAACAAACGTACTCCATGGTTACCTCGTATTAAACATCTTGCAAagaaagcaacaaaaataaaaggctTAAATTCAGCGTGTGCTCAGCGTTGCTTTACATTCTCAGCCCTTCAAATGACGAGCTGGCAACTTCCCTCACTTTCATTTCCGCTCCATAAACATAACAACCCATCATTACAACTCATCAGTCATCTGTACCTTCAGCTGACTTTTATGTTGTCACAAATTGTTCATTTGTCTGTGTGAGAGAGCAGTCTCACAGCCTTTAGCTGTTACCTCGTAGGGCAGTGGGGCTTTGGAGCTGCTGTTTGGGTTTCAGTGAGGTGCGAGAAGGGGTCAAGTATTTCGGGAGCTGAGGTGCTGCtggaaaacagaaacatgtcAGCACTAGACTTCAATCTGTCACAGAATTCATGGAGAAAGAGGGGCTATTTTGGCactggaggccatttgagccTGAGGTGCAGGTTGAGGACACTAGAGGGCTCTCCAAGCACACACGCTGAGATAGTGAAGGAGGAGCACGACTATCAGAGCAAAGTGCCCTCTGCCTTTGACAGGTTTAACAACCAATCccagcacagacagagaaaaggagTGTATGGTTTACACATGCTTTACAGGGAAGAGAAGCCAGTGATAGAGGCAGCAGAGGTGCCCATGTCCAGTACAGCCAAagctcagaaaaacacaaaccagtCACCACAGATAAATGTATAAAGACTGAGGTAAAAACTGAATTGCTGCTCTGTATGTATGCATAGGGAGCACACAAATACACCATCCTTCCACACTAGGAGCTGGTTAAGGCAAGAAAGAGGCAGCTACCACATGATTAACCCGCTGAAACTTCCTCTTTGACCCCTCCATCTGCCTCTAGTAACAGAGGAGAGATTACAGCTTCTGGATTAAGGACTAAATCATTACCTTTATCTCCCATTACAGGATTATATCAAATGGATAGTCTTAACTCGCAGAGGAGGATTTCTAAGCTCTTAAAAGAGACCATAAAACCACTGGACATGAAATGTAAAACAATGTTTGTGTCACAGATCCCCCGAGTCGCTCTGGATTGTCAGTGTTTCTGGCATCATGCTTTTATTCTGCAGGATGAGTGCTTTTCTTTGAAGTGAAAGTTATGCCAAGACAATAAGAggaaggatgtgtgtgtgtgtgtgtgtgtgtgtgtgtgtgtgtgtgtgtgtgtgtgtgtgtttgtgtgtgtgtgttaaacatATTACAAGGAAAAAAGATCAAAGACAAAAGAGGATCCCCAAACACCAAAGCCATGTCACTACAAAGCAGTGCAGTCCCTACACCAAAGGTGCAGCCAGAAGGATTAACGCTCACACAAAAGCTAACATGAGATTACACAGCCTGCCATGTCGCTGCGCTTGGAGAGCAAAACAAATATCGATCTAACAAAAAGTTACTTCAGTAATGAATCTGACAGTCTAAAGCTTCAAGTTAATAAATATTTCGCATTCAAACTAAAAGGCTTAAAAAGTGATGCTCTCCGTGGCTGTTACAGTACTCACTGGCAGATTGGCTCTGGTGTCGGGGGGAGCCGCCGTTTGGCACTTGCAGGTTGGACTCACAGCTGCGACTGTTCTTCACGGGCTCTGGGGCCTGAACTGCCGCCGCCACCGAGGTGCGTGTAAGATTAGGAAGACTTCGGCGCAGTTTTTCTACAACAGTAGCACAGGCCAGAATCAAAGTCAGCGTCAACTCAAATCACTGTTTCCCACAGATAAACTTTTACTCGCCGGTGTACTCCTACATGTATTAGTTTAAGCATATTTGGTAACATACTTATCCATGTgattaccgtaattgtcgggctataagccgctactttttgcacaagctttgaaccctgcggcttttagtcaggtgcggcttttctatggattgtccatgatttttgtcatatcgtaagacgatttgttttgtttgttccgctgttgtacggcactacgttgcctggcggaaggatcagggttcaagagtggtatgttagtcacatgtccatccgccaggcaatgtagtgccgtacgaagtagcgcgaaaaacaaacttcaaagtagcgctacgcattcagcaggaggcgtggatgacgagcggcgataaacttgcgaaaagcaagttatgcccaactccaccggtggattctgacagcgtggaaaagtgcgaaaacatccacgatcaccaacggattttgaagggctggactgctgcatgatggagaggaggacaccgccacggcccttctgagggtgttcgactctgacactgacaacgaggatttctttggttttgaaagtgacaacgaaggagagaagcggagagtggatgacgaagccatcctgagcctgttcgtttccgacattggagaagaggactttggtggttttagagcgcaggaagaagagaaagatggtgaatgactgacttttcttcttgttaaagccgtgtcactgcacctgagcctaaaaggtagtccgaatctatttttctggtgtgctgtaggttactgttatgtactacatgtgcaaatatgtacccataacttgtttttcaaaatattaataaaaggggtgtgtctccaaacagccatctctttcctgacaattccctttgtgcatattctcttacatatgataagttaacattgaaacacctgcggcttttggtcaggtgcggctaatgtatgtacaaaacaggattttaccctgattttagcttgtgcggctaatattcaggtgcgctttgtagtccgggaaatacggtaagtTATGGACAATCACCCTTAccctttctgtctcttgttATTTTTTCCCATAGACTGCATATAAAATAATGGATGCTGGTATTTTGGTGTGTTGAAACCAGGGGTAACGAGTAAAACATGGATCCCAAATGCCAAACTCATTGATATGCTCACTGGCTAACGACTGTTACAGACAAGTAGCTAGTGAAAACCCTTGAAACTAGCTACTGAGACAATAGTATTTAATTTTTACAGAGCAAGTAGGCTGCGGGTCAGCTAAAAGGAACCCATGTTTTGGGCACTTCTGAGTttgcctcatttttttttagctacatTTAGGTCTGAAAAGTCAGTCTTTATTTGGCTGGCTTGTTGGCCAAGTCGCTGCAGTGGCGGTCTTGATTAACAGCTGTTTGAATTTTTTGTCCAGTGTCCACTGACTGGTGCCTCTGGTGACAGCAGTCGTTCTAAACCTCCATCTCACTGAGATCACAAAGTAAGGACAACCATCCCCAGCTTCCTTGCTGCTCTCTGACTTTAAAATCCATCTGATTATACATCTGATAATAAACACATTACTTGTGATGAAAATAAGACCTAATGTGTGAAACACTGGAGTAACTGAAACATGCAACTTGTTCATGTCCACTGCTTACCTTCATTTTTCACCACATTAGTCTGAAGGTCATGCCCGTGGCTCTGCAGCGAGTGACGAGGCTGCTGCAGGCGGCTGATGATGGGCTGAGGAGAACCCCGGCTGTGGCTATAGTCGATGGAACGAGCAGGTGAGCGCGAGCGGGGAGAGTTTCTCGGGGATGCACGGGGAGAGTGGCGAGGGGAGGGGCTGAAACGGTTGGAGGGCAGGTGAAAGGCCGGGTGCACCGCCTCCTCGTCGTCCTCCAGACTATGAGCATCTAGCTCCTGGTCACTGAAGGTGCTGCGCCGCAGGGAGTGGCAGGATGAACCCGAGCTCCGTCTGGATGCTGTTGCAGCATATTCCTGTCTCAAGCCTGTTGGCAAAAAAGgtgtggtgcaaaaaaaaatgtaattgcaaAAAATTGAAGAATAAAGCTGTGGATGACGGATACATACTCTCTTCCTGCATGCGTGCCAATATCTGGACATCAGTGACATCATTGAGTTTATAGGTCGTTGAGGATCCCACTGAGTCCTCATCCATTTCTGACGTGCTCAGCTCGCTGTCCACCGATGACTGCGGACTAACTGCAGGAGGATTCctctctgctgcagagtttcTCTGATGAACTGGTGCAGAAAtcatatgtgaatgttttagaGATAAACTAAACAGATATCCTGAAACAGACAGTGAACTATAGAGAGACCCATACTTGCGTTACTGGGCATTAGTTGCTGTCGCACGATGGGCACTCT from Astatotilapia calliptera chromosome 23, fAstCal1.2, whole genome shotgun sequence harbors:
- the slain2 gene encoding SLAIN motif-containing protein 2 isoform X3, which gives rise to MEDINSNINADLEVRKLQDLVKKLEQQNEQLRSRSTMLSSSGPMSGNHRPLSAGYDSSSLSAGMAAGLAGFPGVGFAGTGGYGGLLENNRCLNPRLSYDGISFRRAYEGEGASAATSLSSMNSFYSDTSRGFTDEGETSILDEVEILDLEDMDCLNEDEDSWLYEAKLNSPLQKALSPIVWCRQALDNPSPEMESAKRSLIHRLDLTMSANKRRSLYGSPYNQQSYGSPYSTNAANSPYSSGFNSPSSTPSRVPIVRQQLMPSNAIHQRNSAAERNPPAVSPQSSVDSELSTSEMDEDSVGSSTTYKLNDVTDVQILARMQEESLRQEYAATASRRSSGSSCHSLRRSTFSDQELDAHSLEDDEEAVHPAFHLPSNRFSPSPRHSPRASPRNSPRSRSPARSIDYSHSRGSPQPIISRLQQPRHSLQSHGHDLQTNVVKNEEKLRRSLPNLTRTSVAAAVQAPEPVKNSRSCESNLQVPNGGSPRHQSQSAIPLSCCFGEEGDFIPSPSKLRTPATPSPLALRQPVKATSTPNSATSTPTRSLAPPRSGLPRPSASTGGGGGGGGGIPLPRSKLAQPVRRSLPGPRTYSGGGENWREGCY
- the slain2 gene encoding SLAIN motif-containing protein 2 isoform X2 — its product is MEDINSNINADLEVRKLQDLVKKLEQQNEQLRSRSTMLSSSGPMSGNHRPLSAGYDSSSLSAGMAAGLAGFPGVGFAGTGGYGGLLENNRCLNPRLSYDGISFRRAYEGEGASAATSLSSMNSFYSDTSRGFTDEGETSILDEVEILDLEDMDCLNEDEDSWLYEAKLNSPLQKALSPIVWCRQALDNPSPEMESAKRSLIHRLDLTMSANKRRSLYGSPYNQQSYGSPYSTNAANSPYSSGFNSPSSTPSRVPIVRQQLMPSNAIHQRNSAAERNPPAVSPQSSVDSELSTSEMDEDSVGSSTTYKLNDVTDVQILARMQEESLRQEYAATASRRSSGSSCHSLRRSTFSDQELDAHSLEDDEEAVHPAFHLPSNRFSPSPRHSPRASPRNSPRSRSPARSIDYSHSRGSPQPIISRLQQPRHSLQSHGHDLQTNVVKNEEKLRRSLPNLTRTSVAAAVQAPEPVKNSRSCESNLQVPNGGSPRHQSQSATPQLPKYLTPSRTSLKPKQQLQSPTALRVPSPSKLRTPATPSPLALRQPVKATSTPNSATSTPTRSLAPPRSGLPRPSASTGGGGGGGGGIPLPRSKLAQPVRRSLPGPRTYSGGGENWREGCY
- the slain2 gene encoding SLAIN motif-containing protein 2 isoform X1, translated to MEDINSNINADLEVRKLQDLVKKLEQQNEQLRSRSTMLSSSGPMSGNHRPLSAGYDSSSLSAGMAAGLAGFPGVGFAGTGGYGGLLENNRCLNPRLSYDGISFRRAYEGEGASAATSLSSMNSFYSDTSRGFTDEGETSILDEVEILDLEDMDCLNEDEDSWLYEAKLNSPLQKALSPIVWCRQALDNPSPEMESAKRSLIHRLDLTMSANKRRSLYGSPYNQQSYGSPYSTNAANSPYSSGFNSPSSTPSRVPIVRQQLMPSNAIHQRNSAAERNPPAVSPQSSVDSELSTSEMDEDSVGSSTTYKLNDVTDVQILARMQEESLRQEYAATASRRSSGSSCHSLRRSTFSDQELDAHSLEDDEEAVHPAFHLPSNRFSPSPRHSPRASPRNSPRSRSPARSIDYSHSRGSPQPIISRLQQPRHSLQSHGHDLQTNVVKNEEKLRRSLPNLTRTSVAAAVQAPEPVKNSRSCESNLQVPNGGSPRHQSQSATAPQLPKYLTPSRTSLKPKQQLQSPTALRVPSPSKLRTPATPSPLALRQPVKATSTPNSATSTPTRSLAPPRSGLPRPSASTGGGGGGGGGIPLPRSKLAQPVRRSLPGPRTYSGGGENWREGCY
- the slain2 gene encoding SLAIN motif-containing protein 2 isoform X4, which codes for MEDINSNINADLEVRKLQDLVKKLEQQNEQLRSRSTMLSSSGPMSGNHRPLSAGYDSSSLSAGMAAGLAGFPGVGFAGTGGYGGLLENNRCLNPRLSYDGISFRRAYEGEGASAATSLSSMNSFYSDTSRGFTDEGETSILDEVEILDLEDMDCLNEDEDSWLYEAKLNSPLQKALSPIVWCRQALDNPSPEMESAKRSLIHRLDLTMSANKRRSLYGSPYNQQSYGSPYSTNAANSPYSSGFNSPSSTPSRVPIVRQQLMPSNAIHQRNSAAERNPPAVSPQSSVDSELSTSEMDEDSVGSSTTYKLNDVTDVQILARMQEESLRQEYAATASRRSSGSSCHSLRRSTFSDQELDAHSLEDDEEAVHPAFHLPSNRFSPSPRHSPRASPRNSPRSRSPARSIDYSHSRGSPQPIISRLQQPRHSLQSHGHDLQTNVVKNEEKLRRSLPNLTRTSVAAAVQAPEPVKNSRSCESNLQVPNGGSPRHQSQSAIPSPSKLRTPATPSPLALRQPVKATSTPNSATSTPTRSLAPPRSGLPRPSASTGGGGGGGGGIPLPRSKLAQPVRRSLPGPRTYSGGGENWREGCY